A portion of the Saccharospirillaceae bacterium genome contains these proteins:
- a CDS encoding HK97 gp10 family phage protein, which translates to MTEEIKIDGLDELDKKFKELDVITGQKVLRRALMWAATPMHKAMKESAPEGTDTEYLERKNKQKKPTSLKDGTKKWSEKADGEHSATVNVGYRMRRHWYAGLLELGTRHIAPKGWMRRAANQYWQETVVRFKKRLRWHFKKLEK; encoded by the coding sequence ATGACCGAGGAAATTAAAATCGATGGCCTTGATGAGCTGGATAAAAAGTTCAAAGAGCTTGATGTAATTACCGGGCAAAAGGTTTTACGTCGGGCTTTGATGTGGGCAGCTACGCCCATGCACAAAGCCATGAAGGAAAGTGCGCCAGAAGGTACGGATACCGAGTACCTGGAACGAAAAAATAAACAGAAAAAGCCCACCAGTCTGAAAGACGGCACCAAAAAATGGTCCGAAAAAGCAGATGGTGAACATAGCGCCACGGTCAACGTCGGCTATCGAATGCGCCGTCATTGGTATGCCGGTTTACTTGAATTGGGAACCCGCCATATTGCACCGAAAGGCTGGATGCGACGCGCAGCAAATCAATACTGGCAGGAAACAGTGGTTCGCTTCAAAAAGCGCCTGCGGTGGCATTTCAAAAAGCTGGAAAAATAA
- a CDS encoding HNH endonuclease: MRAKQADEGRESAHQRGYTSRWRKAAKAFLDANPLCVHCQEEGVVMEATLVDHIIPHKKDWSLFWDKTNWQPLCKKHHDRKTATEDGGFGRSRGSSR, translated from the coding sequence TTGCGAGCAAAGCAGGCTGACGAGGGCAGAGAGTCTGCCCATCAGCGTGGCTATACAAGCCGCTGGCGTAAAGCTGCAAAAGCCTTCCTTGATGCCAACCCATTATGTGTTCACTGCCAGGAAGAAGGCGTAGTAATGGAAGCCACACTGGTTGATCACATCATCCCGCATAAAAAGGACTGGTCATTATTCTGGGATAAAACTAACTGGCAGCCGCTGTGCAAGAAGCACCACGACCGCAAGACAGCCACTGAGGATGGTGGCTTCGGTCGCTCCCGTGGCTCTTCCAGATAG
- a CDS encoding Clp protease ClpP, which produces MAAMMNRLLNLLNQNKERAKPLEVKNEGDTTHVYLFDAIGGWWGVEAESFIKTLNDISDSNIVLHINSPGGDVFAARAIATAIKQHSSNITAQIDGLCASAATYISAACKSVSMADGGFYMVHEGWTLAIGNKRDLSKTIALLEKVDNSIVNDYQKKTGADRDQIVDWMEEETWFSAEEAKEHGFIDSIIDEEAGPNNAANWNLSAYANAPAALVKNKVTDNKSDDDDFDIEENKEFLAKLKRQTEALALAHPG; this is translated from the coding sequence ATGGCAGCAATGATGAACCGCCTTCTAAACCTTCTGAATCAGAATAAAGAACGCGCCAAGCCGCTGGAGGTTAAAAACGAGGGTGATACAACCCACGTTTACCTGTTTGATGCTATCGGTGGCTGGTGGGGCGTTGAAGCAGAGTCATTTATTAAAACTCTGAACGACATTTCCGACAGCAATATTGTTTTGCACATAAATAGCCCAGGTGGTGATGTGTTCGCCGCCCGTGCGATCGCAACGGCTATTAAACAGCATTCTTCCAATATCACTGCCCAAATTGACGGGCTTTGTGCCAGCGCCGCAACCTACATTAGCGCGGCATGTAAATCGGTATCTATGGCTGATGGCGGTTTCTATATGGTCCACGAGGGCTGGACGCTGGCCATAGGTAATAAACGCGATCTTAGTAAAACCATAGCACTGCTGGAGAAGGTCGATAACAGCATTGTTAATGACTACCAAAAGAAAACAGGTGCTGATCGTGACCAGATCGTTGACTGGATGGAAGAGGAAACCTGGTTCAGTGCTGAAGAAGCAAAAGAGCATGGTTTTATCGACTCCATTATCGACGAAGAAGCAGGCCCAAATAACGCGGCCAATTGGAATTTATCAGCTTACGCCAATGCACCTGCGGCACTGGTCAAAAATAAAGTTACCGATAACAAATCGGATGATGACGACTTCGATATCGAAGAAAACAAAGAATTCCTAGCCAAGTTGAAACGCCAAACTGAGGCGCTTGCCCTGGCTCACCCTGGTTAG
- a CDS encoding phage portal protein, with protein sequence MWPFGKSKTAVLSDQLAATQSQLSSAMDQIQELNNSVTVTSGDVESMMDLLNSGASAHGEPVNRNTAMKVSAVYACVRLIAGSIGSLPAHIYERDGKKKEIASNHPYYKALHDSPNPMLTAVVFWECVVTYMLLNGNSYALIGRNRNGDMISLTPLKSERVVPDTKNGRLIYGVVFDDGIQATYDQDDILHTPNIGWNGKEGLSTLRSVLLNAVGGALAADKYSATFFANDATPRGYIKFPENLNKDQAKIIRDYWFDHHQHPDKRHLPAFIPSGGEFKEITMKAEDAQLLQTRSFNVADIARIFGVPPHMIGHMEKSTAWGTGLEQQSIGFLIFTLRPLLTRIEQEVNRKIIRSDKYFFRFNVDGLLRGDIKSRYEAYQVGLGGNQQPGFLTVNEVRELEDRAPIDGGDKLYKPLTGETDGSNDEPPSKPSESE encoded by the coding sequence ATGTGGCCATTCGGTAAGTCAAAAACAGCGGTATTGTCTGATCAGCTGGCAGCTACCCAGTCGCAATTATCGTCTGCGATGGACCAGATTCAGGAATTAAATAATTCCGTGACGGTTACCTCTGGCGATGTTGAATCCATGATGGATTTGTTAAATTCCGGTGCCAGCGCACATGGTGAGCCAGTAAATCGTAATACCGCAATGAAGGTATCTGCGGTTTACGCTTGTGTTCGGCTAATAGCTGGGTCAATCGGTTCATTACCGGCTCATATTTACGAACGTGACGGTAAGAAAAAAGAAATAGCCAGTAATCACCCGTATTACAAAGCATTGCATGATTCGCCAAACCCAATGCTTACCGCGGTGGTTTTCTGGGAGTGTGTTGTTACTTACATGCTGCTGAATGGCAACTCTTACGCACTGATTGGACGCAACCGCAACGGCGATATGATCTCCTTAACGCCGCTGAAATCAGAACGTGTTGTACCTGATACCAAAAATGGCCGGCTGATTTATGGTGTCGTTTTCGACGATGGCATACAAGCAACTTATGACCAAGACGATATTCTCCACACTCCTAATATTGGTTGGAATGGGAAAGAAGGGTTAAGCACTTTAAGAAGCGTTCTACTAAATGCTGTTGGCGGCGCTCTGGCTGCAGATAAATACAGCGCTACATTTTTTGCCAACGATGCTACACCGCGCGGTTATATCAAGTTCCCTGAAAATCTGAACAAAGACCAGGCGAAAATTATTCGTGATTACTGGTTTGACCATCATCAGCACCCAGATAAACGCCACTTACCCGCGTTTATCCCCAGTGGCGGTGAATTCAAAGAAATCACAATGAAAGCTGAAGATGCTCAGCTCTTACAAACCCGCTCTTTTAACGTCGCTGATATTGCCCGGATTTTCGGTGTTCCACCCCATATGATCGGCCACATGGAAAAGTCTACGGCATGGGGCACGGGGCTGGAGCAGCAAAGTATCGGCTTTCTGATTTTCACGCTTCGTCCACTTCTTACGCGAATTGAGCAGGAAGTTAACCGCAAGATTATTCGCAGTGATAAGTATTTCTTTCGCTTCAATGTCGACGGGCTTTTACGCGGTGACATTAAAAGTCGTTATGAGGCGTACCAGGTTGGTCTGGGTGGCAACCAGCAGCCAGGCTTCCTGACAGTAAACGAAGTACGCGAACTCGAAGACCGCGCGCCAATTGATGGCGGCGACAAACTTTACAAACCATTAACAGGTGAGACTGATGGCAGCAATGATGAACCGCCTTCTAAACCTTCTGAATCAGAATAA
- a CDS encoding phage major capsid protein, whose translation MPKSIQDLREERKNIAAQMINLVENKPEDQKWTADDQKKYDDLKAAIEPLDQQIAAFEETLQLSQSVQDQIGNIAAEQNISIDEATQRESKRKECLNAWMRGGVDNLTSEQREFMASEVIRVQNEMGVGQAQKGGALTHREFATRLLEAMKKFGGMRSVANILPTATGNPMDMPTTDATSEEGEIVGENAQAGEGDTEFGTISMGAFKYSSKSIAIPFELLQDSDIDLEAYILRLLAMRLARIQNKHFTIGTGSGQPKGIVTAAQVGKTAASPTKITFGELNHLIHSVDPVYREGGNCGLMFNDITLRDLKDENDAQGRPLWLPGHEAGDPDRIYGYGYTINQQMDGVGANNKPVLFGDFNHYTIRDVAQVQMFRMDDSKFTLKGQVGFVGFQRSDGNLLDVGGAVKALQCASTL comes from the coding sequence ATGCCTAAGAGCATTCAAGACCTGCGGGAAGAGCGCAAAAACATTGCAGCTCAGATGATTAATCTGGTTGAGAACAAACCGGAAGATCAGAAATGGACTGCTGACGATCAGAAAAAATATGATGATTTGAAAGCTGCCATTGAACCACTGGATCAGCAAATTGCTGCCTTTGAAGAAACGTTACAGCTTTCTCAGTCCGTACAGGATCAGATCGGCAATATTGCTGCTGAGCAGAACATCTCAATTGATGAAGCCACTCAGCGCGAAAGCAAGCGTAAAGAGTGCCTGAATGCATGGATGCGTGGCGGTGTTGATAACCTCACCAGTGAACAGCGCGAATTTATGGCCTCTGAAGTGATCCGCGTTCAAAATGAAATGGGTGTTGGCCAGGCTCAAAAAGGTGGCGCATTAACCCATCGTGAATTTGCTACTCGCCTGCTTGAAGCGATGAAGAAGTTTGGTGGCATGCGTAGCGTGGCAAATATTCTGCCTACGGCAACCGGCAACCCAATGGATATGCCAACCACCGATGCAACCAGCGAAGAAGGCGAAATCGTTGGCGAAAATGCCCAAGCCGGTGAAGGAGATACCGAATTCGGCACCATCTCCATGGGTGCGTTTAAATACAGCTCTAAATCAATTGCGATTCCTTTTGAGTTGCTGCAAGACAGCGATATTGATCTGGAAGCGTATATTCTGCGCCTGCTGGCTATGCGCCTGGCTCGAATTCAGAACAAGCATTTCACCATCGGCACCGGCTCTGGCCAGCCAAAGGGAATTGTTACTGCAGCGCAAGTCGGAAAGACTGCCGCTTCCCCAACAAAGATTACGTTTGGCGAGCTTAATCACCTGATTCATTCGGTGGACCCAGTCTACCGTGAGGGTGGTAATTGCGGACTGATGTTCAATGACATTACTCTGCGTGATCTGAAAGACGAGAACGACGCCCAGGGCCGTCCGCTGTGGTTGCCAGGTCATGAAGCAGGTGACCCTGATCGTATTTATGGTTATGGCTACACCATTAACCAGCAAATGGATGGTGTTGGCGCAAACAATAAGCCGGTGCTTTTTGGTGATTTTAATCACTACACCATTCGAGATGTTGCGCAGGTGCAGATGTTCCGCATGGACGACAGTAAGTTCACTCTGAAAGGTCAGGTTGGCTTTGTCGGCTTCCAGCGCTCTGACGGCAATTTGCTCGACGTTGGTGGAGCGGTTAAAGCATTGCAGTGTGCTAGCACGCTGTAA
- a CDS encoding terminase large subunit: MATFHNVNAANKYARDIVGGKIPACKWVKNACQRHLDDIKKQSKTYPYYFHKPTAEAVCLFIQSLPHTKGKWASKREDITLEPWQKFIFAVLFGWKRKKDDTRRFREFYGCVPRKNGKSVLAAGTGNFMFTLDGEFGAEIYAGATTEKQALEVFKPAKIMVQKTMELVEAFGIEINAMNMNRSDDGSKFEPVVGNPGDGSSPSCSLVDEFHEHKTPDLYETMLTGMGAREQPLMFIITTAGTNIAGPCYDKQLEVQKMLDDVQPNDELFGIIYTIDNEEDWDKPESLYMANPNIGVSVKEDYLLSQLENAKNNPSRQVIYKTKHLNIWCGAKAQWLNMVKWRECGDSSLRIEDFKDDECYACIDLAAKIDMCVQLRLFRREIDGELHYYVFPKFYLPEETINNTKEKANKNAYQRWVASGDLCEMAGYEIDFTLFGDEVQEDCEGLNLQEVVYDPWRAAQLAQQLEKEGMTTVEYRNTVQNMTLAMKEMEAAVMSGRFHHTDHPVLNWMASNTVNKVDKKENYFPDKESNENKIDGIVACIMGVGRAMYEPESNEMNMDFVNW, encoded by the coding sequence ATGGCGACTTTTCACAATGTTAATGCGGCGAATAAATACGCCCGCGACATCGTTGGTGGAAAGATTCCGGCATGCAAGTGGGTAAAAAATGCCTGTCAGCGTCACCTGGATGACATCAAAAAGCAGAGTAAGACTTACCCGTATTACTTTCACAAGCCAACCGCTGAAGCGGTTTGTCTATTTATTCAGTCATTGCCGCACACCAAAGGCAAGTGGGCGTCTAAGCGTGAAGACATAACGCTCGAACCCTGGCAAAAGTTCATTTTTGCTGTGTTGTTTGGTTGGAAGCGCAAGAAGGATGATACCCGTCGTTTCCGTGAGTTTTACGGATGTGTCCCCCGTAAAAATGGCAAGTCAGTTCTGGCTGCTGGCACCGGTAATTTTATGTTCACCCTGGATGGTGAATTCGGTGCAGAGATTTATGCAGGCGCTACCACTGAGAAACAGGCGTTAGAAGTATTTAAGCCAGCCAAGATCATGGTTCAAAAAACCATGGAGCTGGTCGAAGCGTTCGGCATTGAAATAAATGCCATGAATATGAACCGGTCAGACGATGGTTCAAAGTTTGAACCGGTTGTCGGTAATCCGGGCGATGGTTCCAGCCCCAGTTGCTCGCTGGTGGATGAATTTCACGAGCACAAAACGCCGGATTTATATGAAACCATGCTGACCGGTATGGGTGCCCGAGAGCAACCTCTGATGTTCATCATCACAACCGCCGGGACTAACATTGCCGGGCCTTGTTATGACAAGCAGCTCGAAGTTCAGAAGATGCTCGATGATGTTCAGCCGAATGATGAACTGTTCGGCATCATTTACACCATCGACAACGAGGAAGACTGGGATAAACCAGAAAGCCTGTACATGGCCAACCCGAATATAGGGGTTTCGGTCAAGGAAGATTACTTACTAAGCCAGCTGGAAAACGCCAAAAACAACCCGAGCCGCCAGGTTATTTATAAAACCAAGCACCTGAACATCTGGTGTGGTGCCAAGGCTCAGTGGCTGAACATGGTTAAGTGGCGTGAGTGTGGCGACTCATCGTTAAGAATCGAAGATTTCAAAGACGATGAGTGTTACGCATGCATCGATCTGGCCGCCAAAATTGATATGTGTGTGCAGTTGCGGTTATTCCGGAGAGAGATTGACGGCGAGCTGCATTACTACGTTTTCCCGAAGTTCTACCTGCCAGAAGAAACGATCAATAACACCAAAGAGAAGGCCAATAAAAACGCCTATCAGCGCTGGGTTGCTTCGGGTGATTTATGTGAAATGGCCGGTTATGAAATCGACTTTACGCTGTTTGGTGACGAAGTACAGGAAGACTGTGAAGGCTTGAATCTGCAGGAAGTGGTCTATGACCCTTGGCGTGCTGCTCAGCTTGCGCAGCAGCTCGAAAAAGAAGGCATGACCACGGTTGAATACCGCAACACTGTGCAAAACATGACGCTGGCGATGAAAGAAATGGAGGCCGCTGTCATGTCTGGCCGGTTCCATCACACCGATCACCCGGTTCTGAATTGGATGGCCAGCAATACGGTGAACAAGGTCGATAAGAAAGAAAACTATTTTCCTGATAAAGAAAGCAACGAGAACAAAATTGACGGAATCGTTGCCTGCATTATGGGTGTTGGTCGGGCTATGTATGAGCCTGAGAGCAATGAAATGAACATGGATTTTGTGAACTGGTAA
- a CDS encoding phage terminase small subunit P27 family → MPGGRGRKPKPKAQKELAGNPGKRAINQNEPEFDQLLNIDCPEWITDEIAIQCWKSYCPQLCQSGVLTAADGHNLEMFCIAYATWRHAVAEAGREITIMQENGTVKKNPALSAANEAIKQVQSLGASLGLDPANRTKIVVPAGNKPKENKFSALLDMMNKK, encoded by the coding sequence ATGCCAGGTGGCCGAGGAAGAAAACCGAAGCCGAAAGCCCAGAAAGAGCTTGCCGGAAACCCTGGGAAGCGGGCGATTAATCAGAACGAACCTGAATTTGATCAGCTGCTAAATATTGATTGCCCGGAATGGATCACTGATGAAATTGCGATTCAGTGCTGGAAGTCTTATTGCCCCCAGCTTTGTCAGTCTGGTGTTTTGACGGCAGCCGATGGTCACAATCTGGAAATGTTCTGCATTGCTTACGCCACTTGGCGTCATGCGGTTGCAGAGGCCGGTCGTGAAATCACGATCATGCAGGAAAACGGAACGGTCAAAAAAAATCCTGCGCTATCGGCGGCAAACGAAGCAATCAAACAAGTTCAGTCGCTGGGTGCCTCGCTCGGTTTGGACCCTGCCAACCGTACAAAGATTGTTGTACCAGCTGGTAATAAGCCGAAGGAGAATAAATTTTCAGCATTGCTGGATATGATGAACAAAAAGTAA
- a CDS encoding phage head closure protein, whose protein sequence is MIGTFDTYAVIEKPVTKKNELNEPEATWQEFEPCWCSKKLKSSNESFASDHLTSRSVYELTMHYIPGITDDMRVNIDGVYFNITGHDSPGRIKTVLTVEQTSYDRGN, encoded by the coding sequence ATGATCGGAACATTCGACACCTACGCTGTTATCGAAAAACCGGTAACGAAGAAGAATGAGCTGAACGAGCCAGAAGCTACATGGCAAGAATTCGAGCCATGCTGGTGTTCCAAAAAATTGAAGAGTAGCAATGAAAGCTTTGCCTCTGATCATTTAACCAGCAGATCAGTGTATGAGCTAACCATGCACTATATCCCCGGCATAACCGACGATATGCGCGTAAATATCGACGGTGTTTATTTCAATATTACAGGCCACGACAGTCCGGGCCGTATTAAAACTGTTCTCACCGTTGAGCAAACCAGCTATGACCGAGGAAATTAA
- a CDS encoding head-tail connector protein has product MIPLALVKQHLRVLHNREDELIESYIDAALQAFEDFTERKLYSDQGALDADSKSPEHTAVINTGILQGALLLIGNYYTYRNTGADFPKGTERLWQTYKVYRIA; this is encoded by the coding sequence ATGATCCCTCTCGCCCTGGTAAAACAGCACCTGCGGGTGCTGCACAATCGTGAAGATGAGCTAATCGAGTCATATATCGATGCAGCGCTGCAAGCTTTTGAAGATTTCACCGAACGAAAGCTCTATTCGGACCAGGGCGCCCTTGATGCTGATAGCAAATCGCCGGAACACACGGCAGTGATAAACACCGGTATTCTACAGGGTGCCTTATTGCTGATCGGCAATTACTACACCTACCGCAATACAGGTGCAGACTTTCCGAAAGGAACAGAACGCCTTTGGCAGACGTATAAGGTTTATCGAATCGCATGA